The window CAGGCCTTCGTCGGCGCCGGCAGCACGCCGCAGAGCGAGTTCGCGAAGCTCGACGCCGACGTCGTGCGCGTGCTCGAAGACCTGATCGACGTGCTGATCGCCCGCCAGGTCCTGCGCATCACCGACCTGCCGGTGCAGGCGCAGGAGAAGCTGTACGCACGCAAGAGCTTCCGCGATCGCAAGCCGGCCCAGGCGCTGCGCCTGTACGGCGACGAGGACGACGACGGCATCCTCTCCACCGATTTCTCGGCGCTCTGACGGGTCGCCCGGGACGCGTGCCCGGGCTGTAAGGTTGCTCGTCGCGCCGCGACTGTTGTGCAAGGATGTGCGGCCCGTGACGGAACTCCCGCCCCGCGCCGGCCTTCGAACCTCCGCGTTCCTCACCAGGCGACCGACCATGCTGATTCCCCGACAGGCCCGCGCGGGCTACCTCCATCCCGTGGCCAGCGAGATCACGCCGCGTGCGGCCTACGAGCAGCGGCGCGAGTTCCTGCGCCTGCTGGCCGCCGGCGGCGCCGGCGCCGCGCTGGCCGGCTGGGCGCAGCGCGACGCGCTGGCGCAGGCTCCCCGCGCCGGCAAGCTCGCGGCCCTGCCCGGCGCGCGCAGCGGCGTAGCCGGCGCCTCGACAGTCGAGAAGCAGACCGCCTACGCGGACGCCACCAGCTACAACAACTTCTACGAGTTCGGCACCGGCAAGGAAGACCCGGCGCGCAATGCCGGCAAGCTGCAGACGCGGCCCTGGACGGTGGCGATCGAGGGCGAGGTGAAGAAGCCGCAGACCCTCGGCATCGAGGACCTGCTCAAGCTCGCCCCGATGGAGGAGCGCATCTACCGACTGCGCTGCGTCGAGGGCTGGTCGATGGTGATTCCCTGGGTCGGCTACTCGCTGGCGGAACTGATCAAGCGCGTCGAGCCGACCGGCAACGCGAAGTTCATCGAGTTCGTGACCCTGGCCGACCCGAAGCAGATGCCCTTCGTCGGCTCGCGCGTGCTCGAGTGGCCCTACGTCGAAGGCCTGCGCCTCGATGAGGCCCTGCACCCGCTGACCCTGCTGGCCTTCGGCATGTACGGCGAGGTGCTGCCCAACCAGAACGGCGCGCCGGTGCGGCTGGTCGTGCCGTGGAAGTACGGGTTCAAGAGCGCCAAGTCCCTCGTCAAGATCCGCTTCGTCGAGCAGCAGCCGAAGACCGCCTGGTTCAAGGCGGCCTCGCACGAGTACGGCTTCTACTCGAACGTGAACCCCAAGGTCGACCACCCGCGCTGGAGCCAGGCCACCGAGCGCCGCATCGGTGAGGACGGCATCTTCCAGAAGAAGCGCCCGACGCAGATGTTCAACGGCTACGAGGCGCAGGTCGGTCAGCTCTACGCGGGCCTCGATCTCGCCAAGAACTTCTGACGATGAGCGCCACGCTGCCGGCGCCCCGGGGTGCGCGCCGCAACGCATCGGTGCTGCTGCGGCCAGCCGCCAAGCCACTGCTGTTCGTGGCGAGCCTGCTGCCGCTCGCCTGGCTGCTCTACGGCGCCCTGGCCAACACGCTGGGCGCCAACCCGGCCGAGGCGCTGATCCGCGCCACCGGCGACTGGACGCTGCGCTTCCTCTGCCTCACGCTGGCCGTCACGCCGCTGCGGCAATGGACCGGCCAGCCGGCTTTGCTGCGCTTTCGGCGTATGCTGGGCCTGTTCACCTTCTTCTACGGCGTGCTGCACTTCCTCTGCTACGCTTGGCTGGACATGGGCTTCGATCTCGCCGAGATCACGCGCGACATCCCGAAGCGGCCGTTCGCGCTGGTCGGCTTCGCCGCCCTGCTACTGATGGCGCCGCTGGCGGCCACCTCGTTCAACCGCGCAATCCGGGCGCTGGGCGCGAAACGCTGGCAGGCGCTGCACCGGCTTGTCTACGCCGTGGCGCTGCTAGCGATCCTGCACTTCTTCTGGATGCGCTCGGCCAAGCACAACTATGCCGAGGTCGCGGTCTACGCGGCCATCCTCGCGGTGCTGCTGGGCTGGCGCCTGGTCGCGCACCTGCGGCGCCGGCCGGTCGCCGCAGGTTGACGGCGGAGGCTCAGCTGCGCGGGATCTCGCGCGGGCTGCCGTCCATGTTGATCGCCACGTAGGTCAGGTTGGCCTCGGTCACCTTGACCACCACCGGGTCCGCCGGGTTGCGTTCGGCGTAGACCACGACGTGCACCGTGACGGACGTGCGGCCGATGCGCTCGACGCGGGCGTAGAAGCTGAGCAGGTCACCGACCGACACCGGCTGCTTGAAAACGAACTGGTTGACCGCCACTGTGACAATGCGGCCACGCGCCACGCGGGCCGGCAGCACCGCGCCCGCCAGGTCGACCTGGGCCATGATCCAGCCGCCGAAGATGTCGCCGTTGGGGTTGGCGTCGGCCGGCATCGGCATGACCCGCAGCA is drawn from Methylibium petroleiphilum PM1 and contains these coding sequences:
- a CDS encoding acyl-CoA thioesterase, which encodes MNDSPHHQPNQLGANLTQVDPDLVLVLRVMPMPADANPNGDIFGGWIMAQVDLAGAVLPARVARGRIVTVAVNQFVFKQPVSVGDLLSFYARVERIGRTSVTVHVVVYAERNPADPVVVKVTEANLTYVAINMDGSPREIPRS
- a CDS encoding sulfite oxidase heme-binding subunit YedZ codes for the protein MSATLPAPRGARRNASVLLRPAAKPLLFVASLLPLAWLLYGALANTLGANPAEALIRATGDWTLRFLCLTLAVTPLRQWTGQPALLRFRRMLGLFTFFYGVLHFLCYAWLDMGFDLAEITRDIPKRPFALVGFAALLLMAPLAATSFNRAIRALGAKRWQALHRLVYAVALLAILHFFWMRSAKHNYAEVAVYAAILAVLLGWRLVAHLRRRPVAAG
- the msrP gene encoding protein-methionine-sulfoxide reductase catalytic subunit MsrP, which codes for MLIPRQARAGYLHPVASEITPRAAYEQRREFLRLLAAGGAGAALAGWAQRDALAQAPRAGKLAALPGARSGVAGASTVEKQTAYADATSYNNFYEFGTGKEDPARNAGKLQTRPWTVAIEGEVKKPQTLGIEDLLKLAPMEERIYRLRCVEGWSMVIPWVGYSLAELIKRVEPTGNAKFIEFVTLADPKQMPFVGSRVLEWPYVEGLRLDEALHPLTLLAFGMYGEVLPNQNGAPVRLVVPWKYGFKSAKSLVKIRFVEQQPKTAWFKAASHEYGFYSNVNPKVDHPRWSQATERRIGEDGIFQKKRPTQMFNGYEAQVGQLYAGLDLAKNF